The DNA segment AAGCCAGACAAAACGGGAAATATGATCTTTTTCTAAGCTCGTTTTCAATTTTTTAATATCAATCACTCTAATGTCGCTGATATTTTCAAATGGCGCCTTGGGATCGGACCTCGCCCATATATGCGTCGGCGCATGAAGCGTTCTCATCCGCATTTCCGACTCATCGCCGAGAAGCTTCTTCGCTGCAAGATACCGATGCATAAATTCTCGAATATGCCCGTATTCTTTTTCCCATGGACTATAACTCCAAAGACTATAGCCATGCTTGCGATAAAAACGGCACACACTCGATTGCATGGGAAGAAAGGGGCCTAAAACGCAGGCCCTAATACCGAACTCCCAATCCTCCGCCGGAATATCTCTAGGATATTTCTCATCGTACCAGTGACCCGCCTCAAAGACCTTTCGCCTGATCACGAACGGATCCAGAAGATTCACCTGGAGCATCAACCATGGATTAAAAGGCATATAGATATGCCGATTCTTCGCCAACCCAAAACGCTGAATGTCCAGACTAATAATATCTACCAGGGGATTTTTCAATAATAATCGTTCAAAGGTCTCCAAAGCGTCAACCGGCAACTTATCATCGGCATCTAAAGTAACGATGACCTCCCCCGCAGAATGCTTGATTCCGGCGTTTCGATCCGCTCCGACGCCAAAGTTGCCTTGAATAATAATTTTAAGCCTGAACGGAAAATGAAAGTGAGGCAACGCATGGCATAACCCATTCGTTTCCGCGTCATCCGAACCCCCGTTGACCACAACAACCTCGTCCGGAATCCGTGTCTGCACGGCAAGGCTTTCTAGCGCATCCATTAAGAAACGACCCTGGTTATAACACGGAATAATTACAGAAAAAGTTAAACCTTTTTCTGGATTCATAAATTAAGCTCACTCAAGCGCTTTCTGTTGTTGGCAAACGCCAAAACAGCCCGTTTGCCGCTTCCTCCGTCGGCATTCTCAGGCACATAGCCAATAAGCTGGCGATATTTAAAGTGCGGAGACAATCGATCCAAATAAGACTTGTCCAAATCGTTCTTGAGAACATGGGTTTCAAGCACCAACATTTCGGATGTTATTCGGCTGATTTCAGGAAGAATTTTTTTTATGTAGTCAAAAACAGCAAAGGCTAAAACTAAATCGTACTTTTCCGCATAGACGCCCGGATCAGTAATATCGCGTTTATAAAAAGAAACTCTGGTGGCGCCGAGATAGGCATTGATCAAATTAGCCGTCTCAATAAAAAATGGGTCATACTCAAAACCATCGACAAAAAGAGCGCCCCTACGCCTGGCTCCTCGACTCAGCTCCCCCAGATTAGACCCAAGATCAAGAACTTTTTTCCCCTTAAAGGGGATTTTGTCCAAAATATCGGCCCGTGAAGTTCTGTAACCCTTGATCCAATCTTCATCAAGCTGAACTGATTGATATCTATTCGATGTTCGATTGTTCTCTAAATAGGTCAAAGAAGAATGCGGCGTGTCTATTGCCGCTTGAATAACATCCCTAATTTTTCCTCTTACGCTCGGATAGCGTCGATGGGCGAAAATTTGTTCCCCCAATCTAAGAATCAAAGGCTTGAGCTGCTTTCTTATTTTTTCCAAATTCTTTTGATTCTCATTGTCGTGCTCAGTTGACCATCTCGCGAGATCCAACATTTCCAATAGCTGCAAGGCCTCGACATCATTTTTTATGTCTTCATATTGCGACCAATTCAAGCCGTACCCCATCAGAAAACTTTCCTGCTCCTCACGATTCATCCAAAAAAAAGCGGTGGCCAACTCATAGTATGGCGCTCGATGAGAAGCCGCGTTGCCCCAGTCAAGAATGCCCGTAATATCCCCAAGAGAATCCACCAAAATATTGCTCATGGCGAAATTCCCATGACAGAGGGTGGGGCTGAATTTCCAATCTTTCATTTTTTCGAAAATAAATCTCATGTTTTTCAAGTTTTCTTGAGCGACAAACTCTTCGATCCAAAAAGATCGTGAATGAAAAATTCGGTCTATCATCGGCTGAATATACTCCCCCCAGGTCCGGCAGGCCCACTGCCCCGAAGAGAAATCGCCCATCCATCTTCCATAACCTCCGGTTGGCAAAAAATTAATTGCGGCTGCACATTTGCCGATCTGTCGCCAAATTTTCTGCCTATCTCCATGAAATTGATTGGCAGGTATGCCGTCGATGCGCTGCTGGATGGAATAAGCGAAAGGAATAATATCTTTCCCGACGGTATGTATTTTGGGAACAGGCAAACCGATCTTTGCGATTCTTTCCATGCACCATTTCTCTTTTAAATACTCCTTGAATTCGCTTTCTCTGTTGATCTTAACGATCAAGTCCTTTCCCTTTGGCATATGAACAATAAAAACTCGGCTGACACTCCCATTGTTTATAGATCGAATATCTCCCGGCCGTTGGGAAAAGAGTGCGCCGATCAGCTTATAAACAGTATCTACCGTCGGCGGTTCGGAAAAAAACTTAGCGGAAACCGAACCCAACGAAAGTTTCTGCCAAAGATTATGAGCTGCAACGCGTAAAGACATCTCGATGTCACTCAATAGGTTAAAGGCAAATTAACAAAACATCAAGGGTTTGCTTTTAAAAACGTAAGCGTGGGATGGAAAGGTTATTTCAAGAAAAAATTTGGAATCATGCTTTTAAGGAAGCCAGAATTTGATCAACAGAAATTATTTTTCTTTAAATTTTGAAACAGTTTGTTCAACAGCTTTTCTAAATGATTTGGCGTCAATAGCTGGAAATCGATAAAGCCGGCTCTCAATCGCAATGAACAGCTCCATTAATTGATCCGGCTCCACCAAGCCGCTTTTAAAAAAATTTTCCACGTCTTGAAGGTCCTTGTCATGGCCGCGCTCTATCTTGGCCAGCACTTGCGAATAGGGGTCGTAATGATAAAAGCGCAAACGGCCCAGTTCTTCGACAAAAATGCTCCTGTCTTTCCAGCCGGGAAGTTCCGGAAGAAAATCAGCAGGGCTGGCCAACTCGATATTGATATTAAGCTTATCCTTGGCTTGAGGCAGCTCCCGCAGCAAAGCATCGCTGTCGGGGATCATTCTGAAATCCACGTCCACCGTTAAAGAACGCCAGCCCTTCAATACTGCCGTGGCGCCGCCAACCAAATAAATATCCACGGCCTCGCGGCAGCGGCCGCCTAAAAATTCCATCAATCGGCGCAGACGGGCTAGGTTTGTGGCTTCCCGCATGAGGCGGCACGCTCAAAACTCACCAGGCGGCGAATCAAGGAATTGTAAAACGAATGGACGGATTCCCCCGGATGCTCGCGGCTAAGCAGTTCATAAAGTTTCATTTCCGGATCCGCAATGACGCGCGCGGGCCTAAAGCCGAGAGAACGAAGTTTTGGAGCGCCGATGGAAACCAATAAAGCGGGTATCGTGGGCCGGGCTGATGACTGCAAGTCATCGAGCCCTTTTACGATCATTTCCTGAAACGGCAAATTTTCCATTGGTAGGGATTACGCGCCGGCGCGGTAGATGGGTTTTCTGCCGTATTCGTGGAAGATGGCGTCGATTTCATCGTATTCGAGCTCTTCCTTGGCGATCAGCTCATTGGCGAAGCGTTCCAAAATTTTCTCTTCGGCTTTTAAAATTTCGGTCACCTCTTTTTCGGCACGATTGAGGATTTGCTGGGTTTCGATATTGAGCTTCTCCTTAAAGGCCTCGGAAAGGGGCGCGGAAAAAGACGAACTGCCGCCCAAGAGCATGCTGAAATCCCCGATCAAGCCGTCGGAGGACATGCCGTAGCGCCAAACCATGTCATGGGCGACGGCCATGGCATTTTTAAAATCATGGGACACGCCGGAGGAAGTCACCTTGAAGCGCATTTTTTCGGCGACGTAGCCGGCCATCGCGACCTTGACCGTGGCGTAAAGCTCATCTTTGCTTTTGGTGTAAAGTTCCTCTCTGGGCTGATGATGGACGACGCCCAAAGTGCCGCCCCTGGAGATAATGGATGCCTTGAACACCTCATCCGTAGGATGATGCAGGTAAAGAACAACCAAGTGCCCGGCCTCGTGAAAGGCGACGCGCTCTTTCTCCTGTGGCGTCAAGTTCAAGTGATGGGCCACGCCCAGCTCGATGCGCTCGATGGCCTGAGAAATTTCCTTGTAGCTGATCTTGTCCGCGGAGTTTCTGGCGGCGATTAAAGCGGCTTCTTGGATAATGTTTTGGATTTCAGCCGGTGTTTTATAAACCGCTTTCCTGGCCAGACGGCCGACATCAATGGTCTCGTCAAACTGAACTTTCTTTAAGTAGTAATCAAAAATTTCCCTTCGCTCTTCCAAATTCGGCCGGTCAACGAAAATTTTCCGGTCGAAGCGCCCTGGCCTCAAGAGAGCCGGGTCAAGCGCGCCTTCGGCCACATTGGTGGCGCCGATAACGACCACATTGGCGTTAGGCTCGATCCCATCCATGGCCGTCAGAAGCTGATTGATGGTGGAGTTTAATTCCTGCCCTCCGCCGAAAGCGTCGTATTGCACGCGCTGGCGGCCGATCACATCA comes from the Elusimicrobiota bacterium genome and includes:
- a CDS encoding phosphotransferase, which translates into the protein MSLRVAAHNLWQKLSLGSVSAKFFSEPPTVDTVYKLIGALFSQRPGDIRSINNGSVSRVFIVHMPKGKDLIVKINRESEFKEYLKEKWCMERIAKIGLPVPKIHTVGKDIIPFAYSIQQRIDGIPANQFHGDRQKIWRQIGKCAAAINFLPTGGYGRWMGDFSSGQWACRTWGEYIQPMIDRIFHSRSFWIEEFVAQENLKNMRFIFEKMKDWKFSPTLCHGNFAMSNILVDSLGDITGILDWGNAASHRAPYYELATAFFWMNREEQESFLMGYGLNWSQYEDIKNDVEALQLLEMLDLARWSTEHDNENQKNLEKIRKQLKPLILRLGEQIFAHRRYPSVRGKIRDVIQAAIDTPHSSLTYLENNRTSNRYQSVQLDEDWIKGYRTSRADILDKIPFKGKKVLDLGSNLGELSRGARRRGALFVDGFEYDPFFIETANLINAYLGATRVSFYKRDITDPGVYAEKYDLVLAFAVFDYIKKILPEISRITSEMLVLETHVLKNDLDKSYLDRLSPHFKYRQLIGYVPENADGGSGKRAVLAFANNRKRLSELNL
- a CDS encoding AAA family ATPase, with amino-acid sequence MDNRPPIKSKFQDPNFRSEWERQQKMKRSKMKLWFRKNWVYVVAIAGLIFCFILPIYYLNTLNPETKSFILGVNFGSLPIYIIQTLIFVGFLYWLNYGGGPSRMRRTNIELEMDAKVRFSDVIGLVEAKREALEVVHLLKDRARVKKIGGRIVKGLLMIGPPGCGKTLLAKAIATEAGLPFLAASGSEFVEIFVGVGASRVRKLFKEAKLHADAYGGAIVFLDELDVIGRQRVQYDAFGGGQELNSTINQLLTAMDGIEPNANVVVIGATNVAEGALDPALLRPGRFDRKIFVDRPNLEERREIFDYYLKKVQFDETIDVGRLARKAVYKTPAEIQNIIQEAALIAARNSADKISYKEISQAIERIELGVAHHLNLTPQEKERVAFHEAGHLVVLYLHHPTDEVFKASIISRGGTLGVVHHQPREELYTKSKDELYATVKVAMAGYVAEKMRFKVTSSGVSHDFKNAMAVAHDMVWRYGMSSDGLIGDFSMLLGGSSSFSAPLSEAFKEKLNIETQQILNRAEKEVTEILKAEEKILERFANELIAKEELEYDEIDAIFHEYGRKPIYRAGA